DNA sequence from the candidate division WOR-3 bacterium genome:
TTTGGGTTAGCTTTACCCTGGGAAAAAAAATCAATTGTTTCAATAAAAAGATTAAAGGAAAGTTTTTATGGTAAAAAGGAAGATTTAAATATTTTAATTTTGCGGACAGCTAAGGAAATTATACATGAAATTGGACACCTAAAAGGTTTATCCCATTGTTCTGATGAAAATTGTGTTATGTATTTTTCAAATTCAATTTATGACACAGATTATAAGGATTATAAGTTATGTGAAAATTGTTTAAAAAAAATTAAATAAATTTCTATTCCTCAGCGTACCAAGGATTATACCATATGTAAACAGGATATTTGTGCTCCTCTGCTCCAAATTTTTCTTTAAAGAAAATAAGTGATTCTTTTTTTTCAGGAACTGCTCCAAAAGAAAAAATTTCTCTTCCCCTTTTAAACTCATATAAAATTGCATTATGAAAAAGAAAAGGAGAAGCATTTAAAGAATAACCTTCCTCTGATGTTCCCTGAATAAAAGCAAGAACAGTCTTTTCATCAGGATAAAGAACAATAAGAGCAGAAAAAAGTTTTTCATCCTTAAAAACACCATAAAAATTTAATAAATTTGAATTCTTTAATTTTTTATATAAATTTTCTATAAAAGAAAATGGTAAAGGTTTTGTTTTCAATCTTTTGATAGTAAATAAATAAATATTATAGAAATTTCTAAGTTCTCTTTCCTCAAGTTCTTTGAAAATTAAATTATTTTTCTTAGCCCTTGCGATATCTTCTCTTAAAGTCTTTTTATATCCCTTAAAAAGCTCATCTTCTTCCTTTTTTGGCAGAATATACGCTTTTTCAAATTTAATTTTAAAAACATTACTTCCCTTAAATAATCTGTAGTAATCTGTTATAACAATTTTTAAGGTAAATCTATTAAAATATTCTAAAAAGTTTTCAGGTCTTTCATCTTTTAAATTTTTTCCCGTAAGATATGTTCCCTTCCATCCTGATTCGTAAATTCTGAATAAAAATTTTTTTGTTTCAAGTGCCCAGAATCCTTTATCTTCATCTCCAATCCATTCCCATTTTTTGTTTTTAAAAATTTCAAAACAATCTCTCCACTCTTTGGAATCAAAAACTCCTGAAATTATGTTTTTAATTTCTGAGGTTGGGCAGCAGGGAATAATATGTTATTTAAAATAAGTCTATAACCAGGGGAATTTTTATGCTTGGATAAATCTGTGGGCGGATCACCAACAAAATGCTTAAAATCTTCGGGATCATGTCCTCCGTAATAGGTAAAAAAACCCTTTCCAAAATTTGAATAAATATATTTTGCCTCATCAGTTCCCTCCACCTCAGCAAGAACAACTACATTTGATTTTAATTTATTCTTTCTGAAACCAGTATCCCTTCCAAGAAATTCTTTTATACAATTAACATGATTCTGTGTCAAAAGTGACGGAACAGGATCATATTTTGCCGAAAACTCAAAAAG
Encoded proteins:
- a CDS encoding archaemetzincin family Zn-dependent metalloprotease, which translates into the protein MIYIIPLNSIDIDFLERVKIFVEEVYKEKILIEKEIKFPDSCFNSLRNQYDAECVLGKLKSYENSYTLYITDNDLYVKGLNFIFGLALPWEKKSIVSIKRLKESFYGKKEDLNILILRTAKEIIHEIGHLKGLSHCSDENCVMYFSNSIYDTDYKDYKLCENCLKKIK